A portion of the Streptomyces platensis genome contains these proteins:
- a CDS encoding lipid-transfer protein, translated as MGATLKDATAIAGIGQTPFARQLPESEKTLACRAIVAALDDAGIAPSEVDAFASYTMEETDEVEIAKAIGAGDLTHFSKVGFGGGGSCATVAHLAAAIATGQASVGVAWRSRKRGSGPRPWKNTQVQLPTPGQWTRPFGLLRPADEIGMLARRYMHEYGATRDHLFNVALACRNRANQNPAAMMYERPLTREMYMTARWISEPLCLFDNCLETDGALACVVVSAERARDCRQRPVYVHSAAQGLPAQHHGMVNYWTDDPLTGPAWTAARHLWKGADLGPQDVDVAQIYDAFTPLIPLSLEGYGFCGRGEGAAFTEGGALEIGGRLPLNTGGGGLSEAYVHGFNLINEGVKQLRGTSTAQVPDAATCLVTAGEGVPTSALLLRS; from the coding sequence ATGGGGGCGACCCTCAAGGACGCTACGGCGATAGCCGGTATCGGACAGACCCCGTTCGCCCGGCAACTCCCGGAATCCGAGAAGACGCTGGCCTGCCGGGCGATCGTCGCGGCGCTGGACGACGCCGGAATCGCCCCCTCGGAGGTGGACGCCTTCGCCTCCTACACCATGGAGGAGACCGACGAGGTCGAGATAGCCAAGGCCATCGGCGCCGGGGACCTCACCCACTTCTCCAAGGTCGGCTTCGGCGGCGGGGGTTCCTGCGCGACGGTGGCGCATCTGGCCGCCGCCATCGCCACCGGCCAGGCGAGCGTCGGCGTCGCCTGGCGGTCCCGTAAGCGCGGCTCGGGGCCGCGCCCCTGGAAGAACACCCAGGTCCAGCTGCCCACCCCGGGACAGTGGACCCGCCCCTTCGGGCTGCTGCGCCCCGCCGACGAGATCGGCATGCTGGCCCGCCGCTATATGCACGAATACGGCGCCACCCGCGACCACCTCTTCAATGTCGCACTCGCCTGCCGCAACCGGGCCAACCAGAATCCCGCCGCGATGATGTACGAGCGCCCGCTGACCCGCGAGATGTATATGACCGCCCGCTGGATCAGCGAGCCGCTCTGCCTGTTCGACAACTGCCTGGAGACCGACGGGGCGCTGGCCTGCGTCGTGGTCTCCGCCGAGCGCGCCCGCGACTGCCGGCAGCGGCCCGTCTACGTGCACTCCGCCGCCCAGGGCCTGCCCGCCCAGCACCACGGCATGGTCAACTACTGGACCGACGATCCGCTCACCGGCCCGGCCTGGACCGCCGCCCGGCACCTGTGGAAGGGCGCCGACCTCGGACCGCAGGACGTCGACGTGGCACAGATCTATGACGCCTTCACCCCCCTGATCCCCCTCTCGCTGGAGGGCTACGGCTTCTGCGGACGCGGTGAGGGCGCGGCCTTCACCGAGGGCGGCGCGCTGGAGATCGGCGGCCGGCTCCCGCTCAACACCGGCGGCGGCGGTCTCTCCGAGGCGTATGTGCACGGTTTCAACCTGATCAATGAAGGCGTCAAGCAGCTGCGCGGCACCAGCACCGCGCAGGTCCCCGACGCCGCCACCTGTCTGGTCACCGCGGGCGAGGGCGTGCCCACCTCGGCCCTGCTGCTGAGGAGTTGA